The following coding sequences lie in one Populus trichocarpa isolate Nisqually-1 chromosome 14, P.trichocarpa_v4.1, whole genome shotgun sequence genomic window:
- the LOC7495218 gene encoding pentatricopeptide repeat-containing protein At3g62470, mitochondrial, with amino-acid sequence MIRCCLHSNWHSSFKGQLYSNTKLIPLYQRQGRGGGGGQCSREQVCLPGCSSLPFSHSCCSSRDRRVGHTHGQIPFVWPYSSAPRTILQEKLSRILNSTASNKSKTSLLPSFTIQGKVSELSVRWFSSSSNDDTDSDAENDENDESDNCERENKGAIVKSTADPAEVHKVCKVIDELFALDHNMEAVLDECGINLSHDLVIEVLERFRHARKPAFRFFCWAAEKPGFVHDSRTYHSMMIILAKARQFETMMSMLEEMGEKRLLTLDTFSIAMRAFAAAKERKKAVGIFELMKNHKYRVGVETINALLDSLGRAKLGKEAQALFGKLEGRFTPNLRTYTVLLNGWCRVKNLMEAGRIWNEMLDEGFKPDIVTHNIMLEGLLRSKKRSDAIKFFEVMKAKGPSPDVRSYTILIRDLCKQTKMKEAVGYFYEMVDSGCHPDAAVYTCLMTGYGNHKRMDMVYELLKEMKEKGCPPDGKTYNALIKLMTSQRMPDDAVRIYKKMIQNGIEPSIHSYNMIMKSYFRIRNYEMGHAVWDEMSKKGFCPDDNSYTVFIGGLISQGRSEEACKYLEEMIEKGMKAPQLDYNKFAADFSRAGKPDILEELAQKMKFSGKFEVSNVFARWAEMMKKRVKRREPGNRKCTQLAQGQRYSLYEMADG; translated from the coding sequence ATGATACGGTGCTGCTTGCACTCCAATTGGCATTCAAGTTTCAAAGGCCAACTCTACTCCAACACAAAGTTAATCCCCCTCTATCAGAGACAAGggcgaggaggaggaggaggacaaTGTAGCAGAGAGCAAGTGTGCCTCCCGGGTTGTAGCTCTCTGCCCTTCTCTCATTCGTGTTGTTCTTCTCGTGATCGTAGAGTTGGTCATACTCACGGTCAAATCCCATTTGTTTGGCCATACTCCTCTGCACCAAGAacaattttacaagaaaaactcTCCCGAATTCTAAACTCAACAGCTAGTAATAAATCCAAAACTTCTTTACTGCCCAGTTTTACTATACAGGGAAAAGTTTCAGAGCTAAGTGTTAGGTGGTTTTCTAGCTCCAGCAATGATGATACAGATTCCGATGCTGAAAATGATGAGAATGATGAGAGTGATAATTGtgaaagagaaaacaaaggTGCTATTGTTAAATCAACTGCAGATCCTGCTGAGGTTCATAAGGTATGCAAGGTGATTGATGAGTTGTTTGCATTGGACCACAACATGGAGGCAGTTCTTGATGAATGTGGGATCAATTTATCACATGACCTGGTCATAGAGGTGTTGGAAAGATTCCGTCATGCTAGAAAACCGGCTTTCCGATTCTTCTGTTGGGCAGCGGAGAAGCCAGGTTTTGTCCATGATTCAAGGACTTACCATTCGATGATGATCATACTTGCTAAGGCTAGACAGTTTGAGACTATGATGTCAATGCTTGAAGAGATGGGTGAAAAAAGGCTTTTGACGTTGGACACATTTTCCATTGCAATGAGAGCTTTTGCTGCTGCAAAGGAGAGGAAAAAGGCTGTTGGTATTTTTGAGTTAATGAAGAATCACAAATATAGAGTGGGTGTTGAGACCATTAATGCTCTGCTTGATAGTCTTGGGAGGGCCAAGCTTGGGAAAGAAGCTCAGGCACTATTTGGGAAGTTGGAAGGTAGGTTTACGCCAAATTTGAGGACATATACTGTATTGCTTAATGGATGGTGCAGGGTGAAGAATTTAATGGAGGCAGGGAGGATTTGGAACGAGATGCTTGATGAGGGTTTTAAGCCTGATATTGTCACCCATAATATTATGCTTGAAGGGTTGTTAAGGAGTAAAAAGAGGTCTGATGCAATCAAGTTCTTTGAGGTCATGAAAGCCAAGGGCCCATCACCTGATGTTCGAAGCTATACAATTTTGATCCGGGATCTATGCAAACAAACTAAGATGAAAGAGGCAGTTGGATATTTTTATGAGATGGTTGATTCCGGTTGTCATCCTGATGCTGCAGTTTACACATGTTTGATGACAGGGTATGGGAATCATAAGAGGATGGACATGGTTTATGAATTGTTGAAGGAGATGAAAGAAAAGGGCTGTCCACCTGATGGGAAAACTTATAATGCCCTTATCAAGTTGATGACCAGCCAGAGAATGCCAGATGATGCAGTGAGGATTTACAAGAAGATGATTCAAAATGGAATTGAACCTTCAATCCACTCTTACAATATGATAATGAAATCTTACTTTCGAATAAGAAACTATGAAATGGGTCATGCCGTTTGGGATGAAATGAGTAAGAAAGGTTTTTGCCCTGATGATAACTCCTATACTGTTTTCATTGGAGGGCTTATAAGTCAGGGTAGATCTGAAGAGGCATGCAAATATTTGGAGGAGATGATAGAAAAGGGAATGAAAGCTCCTCAACTAGACTACAACAAATTCGCGGCTGATTTCTCCCGAGCTGGGAAGCCTGATATACTTGAGGAGTTAGCTCAAAAAATGAAGTTCTCTGGCAAGTTCGAAGTCTCTAATGTGTTTGCCAGGTGGGctgagatgatgaagaagagagtTAAGAGAAGAGAACCTGGTAATAGAAAGTGTACTCAACTTGCCCAAGGCCAACGGTACTCTCTTTATGAGATGGCAGATGGATGA
- the LOC7491262 gene encoding histidine kinase CKI1 — MKLSSLIASRPVIIFIILVIGVLLLPCVVVPWWYNMTKHMKKHMDFNAHVVQSGLLSEIENIAKYLHPINSSAINLAKVMSSSINGSKLSSYDVENKVAPSLFQAFSIIPFISQISYIGLGGLFFSYYYEGNQTFAMYSNSTASNVRNFSWYRQPVDSDTGRVYGDAVKSLPFITTNASWIEQALNSSQGYASFESGWNSAQDPLFLNTVSLRGQGALSLGFSAKALTSFFNNVELYGGSLYLATQSGKVLVGGLPNTQTVIKENSLSLYMTKLNGDQIDHVGNVSCMPNNGKLEDSVLYLGEAKYRVFCSRVEIVGVQSVYALAFPYNGLASSVNRSTKISLILFIIMIAAIFISIISFILLVVRSARREMHLCSTLIKQMEATQQAERKSMNKSLAFATASHDIRAALAGITGLIEICYAEVRAGSELDTNLRQMDGCTKDLVGLLNSILDTSKIEAGKMQLEEEEFDLAKLLEDAVDLYHPVGMKKGVDVVLDPYDGSILKHSRVKGDRGKLKQVLCNLLSNAVKFTFEGHVSVRAWTQKPSLENKIMASNQNGLWRCFSCLFSKNKKEFNAMKPKQSSMEFVFEVNDTGKGIPKEKQKSVFENFVQVKETALGQGGTGLGLGIVQSLVRLMGGEIGIVNKENGEKGTCFKFNVFLDICEISSTDNKNAEVEIEGDSMPGGEHNYSELTIRTPSPGLVIRTPSPRLSILGSSPKIEGSHVVLLIQNEERLRSSQKYIEGLGIKVSSVKEWEHLHSTLKRIKARQNVSPHSSSGKSDLGSRSDHFNSRSMKDVPLSSMDGIDQKPSASGSSNLRGAPGFVLLVIDAGAGPFQELCRVVAEFKRDLHSSCCKVVWLDKPTSRSINLRSFEQDLIDPRDDILLKPFHGSRLYQVIRLLPEFRGHGLISRSKRGSTIQATNALKDPGSSSSTHSQKTKLKVPSTCENSFQQVDSQAEGSSKNEKNRKNPLLDDPDHSHVRSKSRQSPIERLLVRSSEIQEVGGNLSKGKSLSGLKFLVADDNEISRRVTRHILKGHGATVEVCENGEEALQLVRIGLHNQREHSHSIVLPYDYILMDCEMPKMDGCEATRQIRKEEKFYGVHIPILAFSADNSGGEGKKMEEAGTDGRVNKKINMEQLEETIRNIQRKRMHL; from the exons GCTACTCCCTTGTGTAGTGGTACCATGGTGGTATAATATGACCAAACATATGAAGAAGCACATGGATTTCAACGCCCATGTTGTTCAATCTGGATTGTTGTCTGAAATTGAGAACATAGCTAAATATTTGCACCCCATAAACTCATCTGCAATAAATTTAGCAAAAGTTATGAGTTCCTCCATCAATGGAAGCAAACTCTCATCATATGATGTTGAGAATAAG GTAGCTCCCTCGTTGTTTCAAGCATTTTCAATAATTCCTTTCATATCGCAGATTTCATATATTGGATTGGGAGGTCTTTTCTTCTCATACTATTATGAAGGCAACCAAACGTTTGCTATGTACTCTAACTCTACAGCTTCAAATGTGAGGAACTTTTCTTGGTATAGACAACCTGTAGATTCAGACACAGGAAGAGTATATGGAGATGCAGTTAAATCCCTTCCTTTCATTACGACTAATGCAAGTTGGATTGAGCAAGCATTAAATAGTAGTCAAGGGTATGCATCATTTGAGAGTGGATGGAATAGTGCTCAAGATCCTCTATTCCTTAACACAGTTAGTTTACGTGGACAAGGAGCCCTCTCTTTAGGGTTTTCCGCTAAAGCATTAACTAGTTTCTTCAACAATGTAGAACTTTATGGTGGGAGCTTGTACTTGGCTACCCAATCCGGCAAAGTTCTTGTAGGAGGACTGCCTAACACTCAAACTGTGATAAAGGAAAACTCACTTTCTCTATACATGACAAAACTGAATGGTGATCAAATTGATCACGTCGGAAATGTTTCATGCATGCCGAACAATGGCAAACTAGAAGATTCAGTGTTGTACCTTGGGGAAGCAAAGTACAGAGTTTTCTGCTCCCGGGTTGAAATCGTGGGAGTGCAATCG GTATATGCATTGGCTTTCCCATACAATGGACTAGCGAGCAGTGTCAACAGGAGCACTAAAATATCCCTCATTCTATTCATAATAATGATTGCTGCGATTTTCATTTCGATTATTAGTTTCATATTGCTAGTGGTTAGGTCTGCAAGAAGGGAAATGCACTTGTGTTCAACACTAATAAAGCAAATGGAAGCAACGCAACAAGCAGAACGAAAGAGTATGAATAAGAGTCTTGCATTTGCTACTGCTAGCCATGACATTCGAGCGGCTTTAGCAGGCATTACTGGTTTGATAGAGATATGCTATGCAGAAGTGCGTGCAGGTTCCGAGTTAGATACAAATTTACGACAAATGGATGGTTGCACAAAAGACCTAGTAG GTTTGTTGAATTCTATTCTTGATACCAGCAAAATTGAAGCCGGCAAAATGcaacttgaagaagaagaatttgattTAGCCAAGCTTCTTGAAGATGCAGTTGATTTGTATCATCCTGTGGGCATGAAAAAGGGTGTAGATGTGGTGCTGGACCCCTATGATGGTTCCATTCTCAAACATTCTCGAGTGAAAGGCGACAGGGGAAAACTAAAGCAAGTCCTGTGCAATTTACTTAGCAATGCTGTTAAGTTTACATTTGAGGGGCACGTATCAGTTCGAGCATGGACTCAAAAACCCAGTTTGGAGAACAAGATAATGGCTTCCAATCAGAATGGTTTGTGGAGATGTTTTTCATGCCTTTTttccaagaacaaaaaagaatttaatgcaATGAAGCCAAAACAAAGCTCTATGGAATTTGTATTTGAGGTGAATGATACAGGTAAAGGAATTcctaaagaaaagcaaaaatcaGTGTTTGAGAATTTTGTTCAAGTCAAAGAAACAGCTCTTGGACAAGGAGGAACTGGCTTAGGACTTGGCATCGTTCAATCTTTG GTGCGTCTAATGGGAGGAGAAATAGGAATCGTGAATAAAGAGAATGGCGAGAAGGGAACTTGCTTCAAGTTCAATGTTTTCCTTGACATATGCGAGATATCTTCAACAGATAACAAAAATGCTGAAGTTGAGATTGAAGGGGATTCAATGCCCGGTGGTGAACATAACTATTCGGAGCTGACTATTAGAACTCCTTCTCCAGGCCTAGTGATTCGCACCCCGAGTCCTAGGCTGTCTATACTTGGTTCTAGTCCCAAGATTGAAGGATCCCATGTTGTTCTCCTGATTCAAAATGAAGAGCGGCTAAGAAGTTCACAGAAATATATAGAGGGTTTGGGGATAAAAGTATCATCTGTGAAGGAATGGGAGCATCTTCACTCTACTCTAAAGAGAATAAAAGCCAGGCAGAATGTTTCTCCACATAGTTCTTCAGGAAAATCTGATTTGGGCTCAAGAAGTGACCATTTTAACTCTAGATCAATGAAGGACGTGCCTTTAAGTTCCATGGACGGGATAGATCAAAAACCATCTGCAAGTGGAAGTAGTAATCTTAGAGGTGCACCAGGCTTTGTATTGCTTGTGATTGATGCTGGTGCTGGACCATTTCAGGAACTTTGTAGAGTCGTTGCTGAATTTAAAAGAGACCTTCACAGCAGTTGCTGCAAGGTTGTTTGGCTAGATAAACCAACTTCACGAAGTATCAATTTGAGAAGCTTTGAACAGGACTTGATCGATCCAAGGGATGACATTTTGTTGAAACCATTTCATGGTTCCCGCTTGTATCAAGTGATACGACTTCTACCTGAATTCAGGGGTCATGGACTTATTTCGAGATCAAAGAGAGGAAGTACAATCCAAGCAACAAATGCTCTTAAAGATCCTGGTTCATCTTCATCAACGCATtcacaaaaaacaaagttaaaggTTCCATCAACTTGTGAAAACTCATTTCAACAAGTGGACTCACAAGCAGAAGGCAgctcaaaaaatgaaaaaaacaggaAGAATCCTTTGTTGGATGATCCAGATCATTCTCATGTTAGATCCAAATCAAGACAGTCTCCAATTGAAAGGCTCCTAGTTAGATCATCAGAGATCCAAGAAGTAGGTGGTAATCTAAGCAAAGGCAAATCCTTAAGCGGGTTGAAATTCTTGGTCGCTGATGATAATGAAATATCCCGCAGAGTGACCAGGCACATTCTTAAAGGGCATGGTGCAACTGTTGAGGTTTGTGAAAATGGAGAGGAAGCTTTGCAACTAGTTCGCATAGGTCTGCACAACCAAAGGGAACATAGCCACTCTATTGTGCTTCCTTATGACTACATATTAATGGACTGCGAG ATGCCAAAAATGGACGGGTGTGAAGCAACAAGACAGATAAGAAAAGAGGAGAAGTTTTATGGCGTTCACATCCCTATCTTAGCATTCTCAGCAGATAACTCAGGAGGCGAAGGTAAGAAGATGGAGGAGGCTGGAACAGATGGCcgagtgaataaaaaaatcaatatggaACAGCTGGAGGAGACCATCAGAAACATTCAACGAAAAAGAATGCATCTTTAA